CTACAGTTACCGCGTAGATATTTCCAACAAGTCCTCGCCATCCACAGTGAACATTCGCAACAACATGATTTTCGGGATCATAGAAAATTGCCGGTTGGCAATCAGAATGTCGGATGTGCAGAGAAAGCATGGGATCATGAGTATACAATCCGTCAGCAGGGCACCCTGAAGGGGTGGTATATGTCGCATGACGTAAACTTGTGCTATGCACTTGATGGAGATCACAAAAACGTTCAGCACCTAGAGATTTACGGATCTCATCATTTTTAGGCACATAGACGTAACCTTCTGCATCTGTTTGTTTAGGGAACAATCCATGACGTAGGGGGAGGTCAGAGAGTTCTGGGAAAGTAAGCTTAGTTAGGTTATTATCTGAGGGAGTTGATTGTGCCATAGCTAAAAATGTCTCATTCAGGATCTTTCCATACACCATGTTCTTTCAGAAGAAGCACAAGCTCGTCTTCAGCCTGTTCCATGGGGATATGCGCTTTCACGCATGTGTGTTTTACATAGAGATCGACCATGCCAGTTTTAGATCCTACAAACCCAAAATCAGCATCTGCCATTTCTCCTGGACCATTAACAATACATCCCATAACGGCGATTTTTAATCCTACAAGATGTTGTGTTCTCTCGTGAATACGTTTTGTCACTTCGGGAAGGTCAAAGAGAGTTCTTCCGCATCCAGGACATGAGATATACTCGGTTTTTACTAAACGTACGCCAGCACTTTGTAAGGTGCCGAAGGCGATTTCGCGGACTGTGCTAAGCGGAATGTTAGGAAGATCCAAAATTACAGCTTCTCCTAAACCATCGAGGAGGAGGGCTCCGAATTCTGTAGCTATAGCCACTGCTGCCTCACATTCATCATCGAGATCTTTGGAAAATACCAATTTTACAGGTTGTTGCTCACCCTGTTTCTTTTCAAAGAAATCTCTTGTACTGTGAATAAACGGAGGTGAAGCGTGAAAATGCACAAAAGGCGAACTTAACACTTCCTCCTGATTCCAAATCTCGTGGTTGTAATCATAGAGGCAAGGGACTTCGTGATGATGGAAAACAATGAAATGTTGTTCTAATTTTTTAAGAACCGAAGTGCCGATAAAACTTTTTGGAACAACCACACCATCAGGAGTCGTGAAATCTTTTTTCCCATTTTCAGGGTGGATGCCTAATTGCTCAAGTAGCTGTTCCACGGGTGTATTGAGCATATGATCTTCATTCAGTTTAATAAAAACACCATAGACCGATCCCCACGGGGTGGTTTTCGTGATTTTCTTAGAAGCATTGACGAAACTTTCAGAATTTTCTAAAGCAAAGGGATTATTTTTCCTAGGAAGATTCAGGTATGTCGTTGTATGTTTTAATAAACTTTCACAAACAGGGATTTCTTGTGTCGGACACCCCGTTAAAGAACAACGAATAGTATCACCTAGACCTTCGGTGAGGAGAGTCCCTATGCCCACAGAGGATTTAATAATCCCATCCATTCCCATTCCGGCTTCAGTAACCCCGAGATGTAGAGGATAATGCCAGCCACGGGCATCAAGATCTTTAGCTAACTGACGGTACGCAGCAACCATCACTTTAGGGTTGCTAGATTTCATAGAGAAAACTACGTCACGGTAACCCAGCTTTTCGCATACTTCAATATACTCAAGCGCTGAAACTACCATACCTTCAATGGTATCGCCGTAACGTTGCATAACACGTTCGGAAAGAGAGCCGTGGTTCACTCCAATTCTCATGGCTTTCCCTAAACGCTTGCATTTCTCAACAAGAGGAGAGAATTTTTCTTCTAATCGCAGAAGGCTATCGGCATAGTGTTTATCTGTATATATTTTCCCCGTGAACATGTTGCGTTTATCCACGAAGTTTCCCGGGTTAATACGGACTTTATCTACAAAGTCTGCCACATGCATTGCTGCTTGAGGAAAGAAATGTATATCAGCTACAAGGGGAACATCGATTCCTAAGGCGATCAAACGTTCTTTTATATGTTCGCATGCCTGAGCTTCTTTAATCCCTTGTACGGTAACACGAGCAATTTCACACCTAGCTTCTACCAAGGCACAAATTTGCGCAACC
Above is a genomic segment from Chlamydia abortus containing:
- the pgeF gene encoding peptidoglycan editing factor PgeF, which translates into the protein MAQSTPSDNNLTKLTFPELSDLPLRHGLFPKQTDAEGYVYVPKNDEIRKSLGAERFCDLHQVHSTSLRHATYTTPSGCPADGLYTHDPMLSLHIRHSDCQPAIFYDPENHVVANVHCGWRGLVGNIYAVTVATLKRVYNSRPQDLIVVIGPSLGPDYAIYPDYRELFPPSFFAFMPEANHLDFRAIARKQLLDLGISSSKITISERCTYTEHEIFFSSRYRNYYSEPNVIDTPIKKNNVTAVLLLPR
- a CDS encoding 4-hydroxy-3-methylbut-2-en-1-yl diphosphate synthase — encoded protein: MIHPPAQKQAARRYTHSVKIGNLYVGSDHSIKTQSMTTTPTADVDATVAQICALVEARCEIARVTVQGIKEAQACEHIKERLIALGIDVPLVADIHFFPQAAMHVADFVDKVRINPGNFVDKRNMFTGKIYTDKHYADSLLRLEEKFSPLVEKCKRLGKAMRIGVNHGSLSERVMQRYGDTIEGMVVSALEYIEVCEKLGYRDVVFSMKSSNPKVMVAAYRQLAKDLDARGWHYPLHLGVTEAGMGMDGIIKSSVGIGTLLTEGLGDTIRCSLTGCPTQEIPVCESLLKHTTTYLNLPRKNNPFALENSESFVNASKKITKTTPWGSVYGVFIKLNEDHMLNTPVEQLLEQLGIHPENGKKDFTTPDGVVVPKSFIGTSVLKKLEQHFIVFHHHEVPCLYDYNHEIWNQEEVLSSPFVHFHASPPFIHSTRDFFEKKQGEQQPVKLVFSKDLDDECEAAVAIATEFGALLLDGLGEAVILDLPNIPLSTVREIAFGTLQSAGVRLVKTEYISCPGCGRTLFDLPEVTKRIHERTQHLVGLKIAVMGCIVNGPGEMADADFGFVGSKTGMVDLYVKHTCVKAHIPMEQAEDELVLLLKEHGVWKDPE